A single genomic interval of Rhododendron vialii isolate Sample 1 chromosome 3a, ASM3025357v1 harbors:
- the LOC131320434 gene encoding LOB domain-containing protein 33-like isoform X2: MTGVGSSCGACKFLRRRCTSECVFAPYFCYDEAAAHFAAVHKVFGASNVSKLLSYLPQDNRSKAATSISYEALARMHDPVYGCVAHIIVLQQQEEIETLENQMGNLGVDASFGSSQAIITNSFTNELQQVGSQHHQMNRQTYLSQETTPLSHEVMIKRYANSQMIKNMQLPITDGLEGQNYINSLP; encoded by the exons ATGACGGGGGTTGGCTCTTCATGTGGAGCATGTAAGTTCTTGAGGAGAAGGTGCACGAGTGAGTGTGTCTTTGCTCCTTATTTCTGCTATGATGAGGCAGCAGCCCATTTCGCGGCGGTGCACAAGGTGTTTGGTGCAAGCAATGTGTCGAAGCTATTGTCATACCTTCCTCAAGACAATCGAAGCAAAGCGGCTACCTCAATCTCGTACGAAGCACTAGCTCGGATGCATGATCCTGTTTACGGTTGTGTTGCTCATATCATTGTGCTCCAACAGCAG GAGGAGATAGAAACTCTGGAAAACCAGATGGGTAATCTTGGAGTTGATGCTAGTTTTGGAAGTTCTCAAGCAATAATTACAAACAGCTTTACCAATGAGTTACAGCAGGTTGGTTCTCAGCATCATCAGATGAATCGACAAACTTATCTAAGTCAAGAAACTACACCTTTGTCCCATGAAGTGATGATCAAGAGGTATGCAAATAGCCAGATGATAAAAAACATGCAGCTTCCAATCACAGATGGATTAGAGGGTCAAAACTATATTAATTCCCTGCCCTAA
- the LOC131320434 gene encoding LOB domain-containing protein 33-like isoform X1, with the protein MTGVGSSCGACKFLRRRCTSECVFAPYFCYDEAAAHFAAVHKVFGASNVSKLLSYLPQDNRSKAATSISYEALARMHDPVYGCVAHIIVLQQQVVHLQEEIETLENQMGNLGVDASFGSSQAIITNSFTNELQQVGSQHHQMNRQTYLSQETTPLSHEVMIKRYANSQMIKNMQLPITDGLEGQNYINSLP; encoded by the exons ATGACGGGGGTTGGCTCTTCATGTGGAGCATGTAAGTTCTTGAGGAGAAGGTGCACGAGTGAGTGTGTCTTTGCTCCTTATTTCTGCTATGATGAGGCAGCAGCCCATTTCGCGGCGGTGCACAAGGTGTTTGGTGCAAGCAATGTGTCGAAGCTATTGTCATACCTTCCTCAAGACAATCGAAGCAAAGCGGCTACCTCAATCTCGTACGAAGCACTAGCTCGGATGCATGATCCTGTTTACGGTTGTGTTGCTCATATCATTGTGCTCCAACAGCAG GTAGTTCACCTACAGGAGGAGATAGAAACTCTGGAAAACCAGATGGGTAATCTTGGAGTTGATGCTAGTTTTGGAAGTTCTCAAGCAATAATTACAAACAGCTTTACCAATGAGTTACAGCAGGTTGGTTCTCAGCATCATCAGATGAATCGACAAACTTATCTAAGTCAAGAAACTACACCTTTGTCCCATGAAGTGATGATCAAGAGGTATGCAAATAGCCAGATGATAAAAAACATGCAGCTTCCAATCACAGATGGATTAGAGGGTCAAAACTATATTAATTCCCTGCCCTAA